The DNA sequence CCACGGGTCGTTCGTGACGAGCACATCGCCGGGGCGGAGCGACGCGCCCGGATACACTCTGAGCACGTTCTTGAGGGTGGAGTGCAGCGCGCCGATGTGACTGGGATTGCCGTGGGAGGCCTGGACCAGCATGTCGCCACACGGATCGCAGATCGCGCAGGAGTAATCGTGGGCATCGCGCACGATCATGGAGAACGACGTCCGGACGAGGGCGGCGGCGACCTCGTCCGCGATGCCGGACAGCCGGCGCCAGAAGACCTCGAGGTCGAGCGCATCCGCCTTCATCGTCCGGCTCCTGCGAAGTGGAGGTGGAGGTTGCCGTGCCGGTCGACGCTGATGTGCCCGGGGTAGGGGAGGACGGTCGTCGACTCCTCCTCCTCGACGATGCACGGGGCGTCGAGCTGGGTCCCGGGACCGAGCGCGTGGCGCTTCGCGACGCGGAACGGCACGAATGCGTGGCTCAGCGGATCGTAGGCGGGGCGACGAACCGCCTCCCGATCGGCGCCGCGCGGGCGCTGGCCCTCCAGCGCCGCCGTGTCGAGACCGACGAGGGGACGCCGCGCCGCCAGCCGGACGTTGATGATCTCCCGCTCGACGCCGACGAGGATGCGCCCGTAGAGCCGCTCGTACACACGGTCGAATGCCCCGGCGATATCGGCGCGGGCGGGCTGAGCGCCGTTCAGGGGAACCGACACGTCGTATCCTTGACCCACGTAGCGCATGTCCAGGCTCACGTCCCAGTCGGTCTGGGGCAAGTCGCGGACCTCGAGGAAGTGCATCGCCTCCTCGAGGAGGTTGGCGATGAGCTTCTCGAGGGTCACGGCATCGAGCTCGGACAGCGGGACCTTGTAGGTGCGAACGGCCTCGTAGATCATCGGCGCCGTCAGGAACGACAGCGCGGAGAAGAGCCCGGGCGAGACGGGGACGATGACGTGTCGGATTCCCAGCTTCCACGCGAGGCCGGCGGCGTGGACCGGGCCTGCGCCGCCGAACGCCACCAGGGTGTAGGCGGCGGGCTCTTCCGCCTTCTCGGCGAAGTGAACGCGAGCGGCGGCGGCCATGTTCTCGTTCACAAGGTCGTGCATCGCCCAGGCGGCGCCCGGGGTCGCGAGGCCGAGCGGGGTGGCGATCGACGTCTCGATCGCCGTCCTCGCCGCATCCACGTCGAGCGCCATCCGACCGCCGAGGAAGCTCGCGGGGCTGAGGTACCCGAGGACGAGGTCGGCGTCGGTCACCGTCGGCGCCGTCCCCCCGCGCCCGTAGCACGCCGGACCGGGATCTGCCCCCGCGCTCTCGGGCCCGACGCCGAGCATTCCGATCGCGTTCCGGGACGCGATGGAGCCGCCGCCGGCGCCGATCTCCAGCAGGTCGACGACGGGGACCCGAAGGGCGATGCCGCTGCCCTTCTTGAACCTCGCCTCTCGCGCGATCTCGAA is a window from the Candidatus Rokuibacteriota bacterium genome containing:
- a CDS encoding hydantoinase B/oxoprolinase family protein; the encoded protein is MKADALDLEVFWRRLSGIADEVAAALVRTSFSMIVRDAHDYSCAICDPCGDMLVQASHGNPSHIGALHSTLKNVLRVYPGASLRPGDVLVTNDPW
- a CDS encoding hydantoinase/oxoprolinase family protein, encoding MATIGDGQGNPCVVGCDIGGTFTDIVVWDPGGSGLRVFKLLTTPQDPSEGFLRGVDELVSAIPRLPARTAVLLHATTLACNAIIERKGSRTALLTTAGFRDILEIARERRYDMHDIFITYPKPLVPRRWRIEVRERILSDGEIHVPLAAESLDEAIEKLGAENIASVAISFLHSYTNPTHEQLAADVLRAALPDVALTVSSQLLPEIGEYERTSTAVANAYVKPLMAAYLGKVEERLRQRGFGGRLYIVLSNGGLTSSALAAEYPIRVAESGPAAGAMGAEVLARRLGLDRVLSFDMGGTTAKACLVHDGRLSRAHEFEIAREARFKKGSGIALRVPVVDLLEIGAGGGSIASRNAIGMLGVGPESAGADPGPACYGRGGTAPTVTDADLVLGYLSPASFLGGRMALDVDAARTAIETSIATPLGLATPGAAWAMHDLVNENMAAAARVHFAEKAEEPAAYTLVAFGGAGPVHAAGLAWKLGIRHVIVPVSPGLFSALSFLTAPMIYEAVRTYKVPLSELDAVTLEKLIANLLEEAMHFLEVRDLPQTDWDVSLDMRYVGQGYDVSVPLNGAQPARADIAGAFDRVYERLYGRILVGVEREIINVRLAARRPLVGLDTAALEGQRPRGADREAVRRPAYDPLSHAFVPFRVAKRHALGPGTQLDAPCIVEEEESTTVLPYPGHISVDRHGNLHLHFAGAGR